A single region of the Betta splendens chromosome 12, fBetSpl5.4, whole genome shotgun sequence genome encodes:
- the tmem230a gene encoding transmembrane protein 230a: MKAARSNMVGAGNNKVKYSRLAADEDGYIDLQFKRSPPKIPYKAIALAVFLFVIGSLLIVFGALLLSGTIKVEHPDRTIPVIIIGLLVFLPGFYHLRIAYFAAKGYRGYSYDDIPDFGD, from the exons ATGAAGGCAGCTAGAAGCAACATGGTGGGTGCTGGAAACAACAAAGTGAAGTATTCCCGgctggctgctgatgaggaCGGTTACATAGACCTACAA TTCAAGAGAAGCCCTCCAAAGATCCCCTACAAGGCCATCGCCCTAGCAGTGTTCCTGTTTGTGATCGGCTCCCTGCTGATCGTCTTCGGGGCCCTTCTTCTGTCGGGAACCATAAAGGTTGAG catCCAGATCGCACCATCCCCGTCATCATCATAGGGCTCCTCGTTTTCCTTCCTGGCTTTTACCATTTGAGAATCGCCTACTTTGCAGCCAAAGGTTACCGAGGTTACTCCTACGACGACATCCCAGATTTTGGAGACTAA